Within Rhododendron vialii isolate Sample 1 chromosome 12a, ASM3025357v1, the genomic segment ACACGGTGCAtattgtatcagtgggttaaagtaccttgagacttttggctattgagcagtgtgtctcggtttatctaccctagtatacagaATTCTATTCATCAGAATTGGTTGAAGATCTATacgttgaaaaaagaaaaaggtttgttgtactgaggaaaaaggagaacccagaattctactcttaaaaatgaatcacctgtttaccacccactcctctgcttcatcatccttagtcccttcatgttcctccaccagtagaaattcctcatcttcttcttctaatctagaatatttgtatgagtttgaatacctacctgatgatagtaaggttcctcttactgatctccctttcctaaatccctataatgcttttgtcagaccacaaacttctgtaaaaaagaccgtcacccaacttttctccacaaaacgcccaacctccataaaagagtatgttcaagcctctaaatttgatcagtgcttcatagcagcaactgaagctgaacaacttttacctttggaaatcccggttgatttgcctcgtctttggcaacaacaaggatttacccatcttctcTTTGGAGCAATCTGACttgctgtcactttccatggtagaaaaggtttgcctgttacgtccagacttgctctggtcgataccaggtttttacagtatcagcacgcatgcatcgctacagttcaaaccactctaaatgctggaactgtgatttttaccttctaccccaatttcaacatgccattagcagatcctcatctgctatccgccttgaaggtccaagttcaaattggtggtgcctcccaaatctcctccacatatgcagccacccttcactaccaaatggcctaccgtctccaaaaccatgcttttgacatgtccttaccatcctccacagatgaagcccttttcctcaccATAAATGCACCTCACCAAGTttcttgtgtccatgtaccccgacaaatttcccgtcctgagcttctcaagcttctcccagaatcttgggttacagctcACTTAAACCATGCTGGAGAAAATATTACTGGCTCACTATTAGTCCAACTAAGAAACctaacatattattttggattCTTAAATCTCTTTATTGCCATTTTTCTtctcaataatcaaaactcgtTATCTCTTGCCAAGGAGTCAATACAGAACTCATAGTTGCCTTGGAAGACATGATTTTGAAATCAACAGCAGTATTATTTACATCATTACCTACAATATTTTGTACGTACTGCTCTACGAATACATGACAACCCATATGAGATAATACTTAGCCACCCCTAAAGATCGGTTTACAATTGACAATTGAGTGATAATGTGCCTCATAGTGCTTAACTTGCATATTTAACCATATTGCTCTGTACCATATCAAAAAGCCCAATAATCCAACAAAAAACAGTACCCTGTCCATCTTAAAGAAAATAATCCAAGGCTTGGTTATTGTATGCATCTAACATGGATATGGATATAAGCTAAGTTAGACAAATCAATTTAGTCTAATGACCAGATAAGTGAGGGTCAACTAggtgaatcattttttttttggtccttttgCTATGTCAATAGCTCCATATACTAATAACATATTCATATCTTGTTTACCACCAAGATTGACAAATTCTAACTTCGGTCACTTATCTATCAATAAAAGGCAAAACAATCTGTAGCTGAATTCTTCGCAATATTAATCTGATAACATGTAAGAGCATCTTCATCCCTTACTCGAGTAAAATTTCGAATAACACATTCATCTGGTAATGGTATGAAGCACTGCAATGTACAAACTAACAACTAaacacaaatttgagtaaaagcatCATTAATGCATAGACACAAATTATGAAGAGCAAAAGATCATATTACACGACGAGTATGGGATTTTGTCATGCTGCAAACTTTGGCCGGAAAATCTCGCTATGGGTTGTCATGCCCACAAAAGATCATATTACATGACAAGTAAAGCACATATGTTTACATCTAGCTATATATAGACATTCAGCTacacaaaagagaaaaatccCCAACTCTCAtactatgaagcacggatacgccAAAACCAGTCACATATAGGTATAGGATACTTACCGGATACGGATACGCACCTGATACGGATACAACAGATACAAAAACGGATACAACAGACACGAAGACACAAAAACACATTGTATACAAGCCAACAATTACATTGCACCAATAAacacaatttgaaccattttgcGATGTTCTTCTCTTCTTTGTGACTCCTGTAGTCTAACATATACTaactccgtcccaatttaattgtcacttttggaagttcgtgtcacttttcaattgattatatcttgtaatttataatgttttaggtgattttgaaaacattgtattatagaataaatcgagatctatcaaacaagatccatattggataaaaaatttattaccaatttaaagatataactagttttttaatccagttcgaatagaactgggacaagtaaattgggacggagggagtacacaGAAACACATTGTCAGGAACAAAGCTTCAGCCCATGATTTCAATTATCAACAAGACTGTAATCTCAAACTAAAAGAAAGACAACTACAATAGATTATGGAGCTTATaggagggtggtgcaacccatctCATGAGCATTTCGACTTGTCTCAACCTGCTGCCACATGGCAAGTTCAACAGCAGCCACAGATCCTATCTGGGAGATTCAATTCAAATATAAGGAAATGTAGCTAACAGAACTGCACACCCAACATCAATATGAACTTTAAGAAGCAAGTAGATTTCTGGGTTCGAATGGCATCTATGTTGTCCTTATGGCAAGGAAGTGGACAATGCATTTAGACCCATCTAGCAATTGAACTGGaacaaaagagaaatcaaaacaTGAAAGCCATAACAAGATATTTGAGCTTGATCTTTAAGGAAAGGAGAATACCACATCAAGTTGATGAGAATTAGATTGTTGATTCGGTTGTGGCAATAGAGTTGGTTTCGGCTGCAACTGGCGTGGAAGATCTATATCTTCTGGACTTGCT encodes:
- the LOC131310053 gene encoding uncharacterized protein LOC131310053; the protein is MKMKSKVQKMKRFLEAMGYTDDTNDDSDDFNEAPNENHPDASSAHRQMTTGSNQASPEDIDLPRQLQPKPTLLPQPNQQSNSHQLDVIGSVAAVELAMWQQVETSRNAHEMGCTTLL